In Planctomycetota bacterium, one DNA window encodes the following:
- a CDS encoding C45 family autoproteolytic acyltransferase/hydrolase codes for MFLRRVSIPALAVLAALASSGASAAAQERVRIVARHHRSVRGTIDGFPFLVLRGDARERGRAHGLLAAREIVRFLDQALIPVIHATSPGSWETGFAGRAKLFSWPERYDRELRGMLDGIREALPEAADRRLGSLGREIRLEDLQALNCLTDLLGGGCSSFSVWGPLTEDGRVLAGRNMDYMAFPIAPFQVLVGVEPAEDGLKATLDLLAFGYLGAGTAMNAEGVWAAMHDEPGLGGKAREGWVPRCLTLRTAVERARAARAVEDVAGALRESPVRVGNNIHLSFPVTASEAARPCVLEWDGHEKDGGVTVHAGEADHVLCTNHYRTRAVRERARDSKDRLERLRTGIEEFRASGRKIGLAEARGLLEGVCRNGALVTHFSVVVWPDRRRMAFACSPSPGRSSTQGRWITVEWADLFGM; via the coding sequence ATGTTCCTGCGGCGCGTTTCGATTCCGGCTCTGGCGGTTCTCGCGGCGCTGGCTTCTTCGGGCGCTTCGGCGGCGGCCCAGGAGCGGGTCCGGATCGTCGCGCGGCACCACCGCAGCGTCCGCGGCACGATCGACGGATTCCCGTTTCTGGTTTTGCGGGGAGATGCCCGCGAACGCGGCAGGGCGCACGGCCTCCTGGCCGCGCGGGAGATCGTCCGGTTCCTGGATCAGGCGCTGATTCCGGTGATCCACGCGACGTCGCCGGGTTCCTGGGAGACGGGGTTTGCAGGCCGGGCGAAGCTTTTCTCATGGCCCGAGCGGTACGACCGGGAACTTCGAGGAATGCTGGACGGGATCCGCGAGGCGCTTCCGGAGGCGGCGGATCGCCGGTTGGGAAGCCTGGGGCGGGAAATCCGCCTGGAGGATCTGCAGGCGCTCAATTGTCTGACGGATCTTCTGGGCGGCGGGTGCAGTTCGTTCTCCGTCTGGGGGCCCCTGACGGAGGACGGGCGGGTTCTGGCCGGCCGCAACATGGACTACATGGCGTTTCCGATCGCTCCGTTCCAGGTGCTCGTCGGGGTGGAGCCGGCGGAGGACGGGCTCAAGGCGACGCTGGACCTTCTGGCCTTCGGGTATCTGGGGGCCGGGACGGCGATGAACGCGGAAGGCGTCTGGGCGGCGATGCACGACGAGCCGGGGCTCGGCGGCAAGGCGCGGGAGGGCTGGGTCCCGCGATGTCTGACCCTCCGGACGGCGGTCGAACGGGCGCGCGCGGCGCGGGCGGTCGAGGACGTCGCCGGCGCTTTGCGCGAGTCGCCCGTCCGGGTGGGCAACAACATTCACCTGAGCTTTCCGGTCACGGCTTCGGAGGCGGCGAGGCCGTGCGTCCTCGAGTGGGACGGCCACGAAAAGGACGGAGGAGTCACCGTGCACGCCGGCGAGGCGGACCATGTGCTGTGCACGAACCACTACCGCACGCGGGCCGTCCGCGAGAGAGCCCGCGACAGCAAGGACCGCCTGGAACGCCTTCGAACGGGGATCGAAGAATTCCGCGCTTCCGGGCGCAAGATCGGCCTGGCGGAGGCGCGCGGGCTTCTTGAAGGGGTGTGCCGGAACGGCGCGCTGGTGACGCATTTCTCGGTGGTCGTCTGGCCCGACCGCCGCCGGATGGCCTTCGCCTGTTCGCCCTCCCCGGGGCGTTCCTCCACGCAGGGGCGCTGGATCACGGTGGAGTGGGCGGATCTTTTCGGGATGTAA
- a CDS encoding sigma-70 family RNA polymerase sigma factor, with product MQEESDLLEEARKGSEEAFCGLVRLHQGRVRAYLSAYARDSDVADDLAQEVFLTAYRSLPTYKGDAPLGVWLLGIARHRVLRYLRDEARRRARESRKAAALVAEFQTERAAAEGDRERPEALDRELQALKECLSALTASGAQIVREHYFQGRPLAALARATGRNESTLRVTLMRLRAALRRCVQGKLTPEGA from the coding sequence GTGCAGGAGGAGTCGGATCTCCTGGAGGAGGCGCGGAAGGGGTCGGAGGAGGCCTTCTGCGGTCTCGTTCGCCTCCATCAGGGCCGGGTGCGCGCCTATCTGAGCGCTTATGCGCGGGATTCGGACGTCGCCGACGATCTGGCCCAGGAAGTCTTCCTGACGGCCTATCGGTCTTTGCCGACGTACAAAGGGGATGCGCCGCTGGGGGTGTGGCTGCTCGGGATCGCGCGGCATCGGGTGCTGCGCTACCTGCGGGATGAAGCCCGCCGGCGGGCGCGGGAGTCGCGCAAGGCGGCCGCGCTGGTGGCGGAATTCCAGACGGAGCGCGCGGCGGCCGAAGGCGACCGGGAGCGGCCGGAAGCGCTCGATCGCGAGCTTCAGGCGCTCAAGGAATGTCTGAGCGCCCTGACGGCCTCAGGGGCGCAGATCGTTCGGGAGCATTACTTCCAGGGGCGACCGCTGGCGGCGCTCGCGCGCGCCACAGGTCGGAACGAGAGCACGCTGCGGGTGACGTTGATGCGCCTCCGGGCGGCGCTGAGGCGGTGCGTGCAGGGGAAGCTCACGCCGGAGGGGGCCTGA
- a CDS encoding DNRLRE domain-containing protein, with amino-acid sequence MDRERLEALWARFLAGDPLSPEEDAALAEALRTDPAWREEVLADRRTEGLLRGLARAEGGSEEFAQAVLRRLRMERDASRFVGQVRRRIAAGRAGLTRRVWRDRRPAAGLWAAALLVAALGVVLAVVATTRRPAGGGRPAPVASRPDAPAAEETAVERAEDPPRVAVEREPRGEEPRASEGRPPDRTPKPPESVPQATPAPTRPEPALPPPSTPKPAPAPRTESAPPPPAALAVVEKVEGEVSVLGAAGRRGARAEERIFAGEGLETAAGGGLASVRFEDGTRLELGSGTLVEGVREAEGKAFLLGRGILTAFVARQPAGRPMTIRTPHAEATVLGTVLALTVRPGPRGWTAIEVREGRVRFRSLGDGKTVDVPAAHYAVAGPRMETAARRGGVRTASFQDGVSPTRRYEGTRDATIHEGKSSVNDGSSRIVWMDGRTRDDVGDDRYALLRWDVTAIPAGSAIVSAEIEVHVTNATNRLSFPVYELRREWSEAQVSWLQAAAGRPWQVPGARGDQDRGAAAVAAFQPRAAGPYRIALDSELVRSWVDQPAANYGLILADAENDDAVGFESRESPAAERRPRLTVTFFPGGGRVR; translated from the coding sequence ATGGATCGCGAGCGTCTCGAGGCGCTCTGGGCGCGGTTTCTGGCGGGGGATCCCCTTTCGCCGGAAGAGGATGCCGCGCTGGCGGAGGCCTTGCGGACCGATCCGGCGTGGCGCGAAGAGGTCCTGGCGGACCGGCGGACGGAAGGGCTTCTCCGCGGGCTGGCCCGCGCGGAAGGGGGATCGGAGGAGTTCGCGCAGGCGGTGCTCCGCCGCCTGAGAATGGAGCGGGATGCCTCGCGCTTCGTGGGGCAGGTCCGTCGCAGGATCGCGGCGGGGCGCGCGGGCCTCACGCGTCGGGTGTGGCGTGACCGGCGCCCGGCGGCGGGGCTGTGGGCGGCGGCTCTCCTGGTCGCGGCACTCGGAGTCGTCCTGGCGGTCGTGGCGACGACTCGGCGTCCGGCGGGAGGCGGGCGGCCGGCGCCCGTCGCCTCGCGGCCGGATGCTCCGGCGGCTGAGGAGACGGCGGTGGAGCGGGCCGAGGATCCGCCGCGGGTGGCCGTGGAGCGGGAACCGCGAGGGGAAGAGCCTCGGGCGTCCGAAGGGCGTCCTCCGGATCGGACGCCGAAGCCGCCGGAATCCGTTCCGCAGGCGACGCCTGCGCCGACGCGGCCGGAGCCGGCGTTGCCGCCTCCTTCGACGCCCAAGCCGGCGCCCGCGCCGAGAACGGAGTCCGCGCCGCCGCCGCCCGCGGCGCTGGCGGTCGTGGAGAAGGTGGAGGGCGAGGTCTCGGTCCTGGGCGCGGCCGGCCGTCGGGGAGCGCGCGCGGAAGAACGGATCTTCGCGGGAGAGGGTCTGGAGACGGCGGCAGGGGGAGGCCTCGCGTCCGTCCGGTTCGAGGACGGAACGCGGCTCGAGCTGGGTTCCGGGACCCTGGTGGAGGGCGTTCGGGAGGCCGAGGGAAAAGCGTTTCTCCTGGGGCGCGGGATTCTGACCGCGTTTGTCGCTCGGCAGCCCGCGGGCCGGCCTATGACGATTCGAACGCCCCATGCCGAGGCCACGGTGCTGGGAACGGTTCTGGCGCTCACGGTCCGTCCCGGTCCGCGGGGCTGGACGGCGATCGAGGTACGAGAGGGGAGGGTGCGCTTCCGGAGTCTGGGGGACGGGAAGACCGTGGACGTCCCGGCGGCGCACTATGCGGTGGCCGGGCCGCGCATGGAGACGGCGGCCCGGCGCGGAGGCGTCCGGACGGCGTCGTTCCAGGACGGCGTGTCCCCGACGCGGCGCTACGAGGGAACGCGCGACGCCACGATTCACGAGGGGAAGTCTTCCGTCAACGACGGAAGCTCGCGGATCGTGTGGATGGACGGGCGCACCCGCGACGACGTCGGGGACGACCGGTACGCCCTGCTGCGGTGGGACGTGACGGCGATTCCCGCGGGCAGCGCGATCGTTTCGGCGGAGATTGAGGTTCACGTGACCAACGCGACGAACCGGCTCTCGTTTCCGGTCTATGAGCTTCGGCGCGAGTGGTCCGAGGCTCAGGTCTCGTGGCTTCAGGCGGCCGCGGGACGCCCGTGGCAGGTTCCGGGGGCGCGGGGGGATCAGGACCGCGGCGCCGCGGCCGTGGCGGCGTTTCAGCCCAGGGCGGCCGGACCGTACAGGATCGCCCTCGATTCCGAGCTCGTGAGATCCTGGGTCGATCAACCGGCGGCCAACTATGGCCTGATCCTGGCCGACGCCGAGAACGACGACGCCGTGGGGTTCGAATCGCGCGAGAGTCCGGCGGCCGAGCGGCGCCCGCGGCTGACGGTAACCTTCTTTCCGGGCGGCGGGCGCGTCCGGTAG
- a CDS encoding phospholipase D-like domain-containing protein — protein MDLPEVAERILFYLASAAVVAAQVATSGHAILYKREPRAAVAWTGLIWLVPGVGALLYVLFGINRIQRRAVRLRKKRRRLDALGEQTACAPERMAEVLGPDLAHLAALPRVGDGVVRRPLLDGNRVVPLVNGEQAYPEMLRAIDRAQRSISLLVYIFELDEVGRGFVDALSRAVARGVEVRVLLDDLGSGRLWGSPVRALRAAGVPAAAFLPLRVPWRTRYMNLRNHRKILVTDGRVGFTGGMNIRVSHRVERGRDPREQDVHFRLEGPVVEHLQEAFVDDWAFTTGEILKGPAWFPRPERAGDVIARGIPFDPGTGETLRWILVGALALARRSVRIVTPYFIPDQALIAALNVAALRGVEVDVLIPRRSDNLLVDWATTATLWQILVGGCRVWRTPPPFDHSKLMVVDGVWTLFGSANIDPRSLRLNFEFNVECYDRSLAEAVEGLVRARLSRAEPVTLKKVDSRTIPVRLRDGIARLFSPYL, from the coding sequence ATGGACCTTCCCGAAGTCGCCGAGCGGATTCTCTTCTATCTGGCTTCCGCGGCGGTGGTCGCCGCGCAGGTGGCCACGTCGGGGCACGCGATCCTGTACAAGCGCGAGCCCCGGGCGGCGGTGGCCTGGACGGGGCTCATCTGGCTCGTGCCGGGCGTGGGCGCGCTGCTCTACGTCCTCTTCGGGATCAACCGGATTCAGCGGCGCGCCGTGAGGTTGCGCAAAAAGCGCCGCCGGCTGGACGCCCTGGGCGAGCAGACCGCCTGCGCCCCGGAGCGGATGGCGGAAGTGCTCGGCCCGGACCTCGCCCACCTGGCGGCCTTGCCCCGCGTGGGGGACGGCGTGGTGCGGCGTCCCCTTCTGGACGGCAACCGGGTCGTGCCCCTGGTGAACGGGGAGCAGGCCTATCCGGAAATGCTGCGGGCGATCGATCGGGCGCAGCGGTCGATTTCGCTCCTCGTCTATATCTTTGAGCTCGACGAGGTCGGACGCGGCTTTGTGGACGCGCTTTCGCGGGCCGTCGCGCGGGGCGTGGAGGTGCGGGTGCTCCTCGACGACCTCGGGAGCGGCCGCCTGTGGGGATCGCCGGTGCGGGCGCTGCGGGCGGCGGGCGTTCCCGCGGCCGCCTTTCTCCCGTTGCGGGTGCCGTGGCGCACGCGGTACATGAACCTCCGCAATCACCGCAAGATTCTGGTGACCGACGGCCGGGTGGGTTTCACCGGGGGGATGAACATCCGCGTGTCGCATCGGGTCGAGCGCGGGCGCGATCCCCGCGAGCAGGACGTTCATTTCCGCCTGGAGGGGCCGGTCGTGGAGCATCTCCAGGAGGCGTTCGTCGACGACTGGGCGTTCACGACGGGGGAGATCCTCAAGGGGCCCGCCTGGTTTCCCCGGCCGGAGCGCGCTGGCGACGTGATCGCGCGGGGCATCCCCTTCGACCCCGGGACGGGAGAAACCCTTCGGTGGATCCTTGTGGGCGCGCTCGCCCTGGCGCGCCGGTCGGTTCGGATCGTGACGCCGTATTTCATTCCCGACCAGGCGCTCATCGCCGCGCTGAACGTGGCCGCGCTGCGCGGGGTGGAAGTGGACGTCCTCATTCCCCGGCGGAGCGACAACCTTCTTGTGGACTGGGCGACGACGGCGACGCTCTGGCAGATCCTCGTGGGCGGATGCCGGGTCTGGCGCACCCCGCCGCCCTTCGACCACAGCAAACTCATGGTGGTGGACGGGGTCTGGACGCTTTTCGGCTCGGCCAACATCGATCCCCGGAGCCTGCGGCTGAATTTCGAGTTCAACGTGGAGTGCTACGATCGCAGCCTGGCCGAGGCCGTCGAGGGGCTCGTCCGCGCGCGGCTGTCCCGCGCGGAGCCGGTGACGCTCAAGAAGGTCGATTCCCGCACGATCCCGGTGCGGCTGCGCGACGGCATCGCGCGTCTCTTCTCGCCCTATCTCTGA